Within the Saccharomonospora amisosensis genome, the region TCGATCAAGTCGTCGGACCCGACCGCGTCCGCGCCCGCCGCCTCGGCCTCGGCGGCCTTGTCACCGGTGGCGAAGACGACGACGCGGACGGTCTTTCCCGTTCCGTGCGGCAGGTTCACGGTGCCGCGGACCATCTGGTCGGCCTTGCGGGGGTCGACGCCGAGCCGCATCGCCACCTCGACGGTGGCGTCCATCTTGATCTTGGAGGTCTCCTTGGCGAGCTTGGCGGCCTCGAGCGGCGTGTACAGCCGATCGCGGTCGACCAGCTCCGCGGCCTGGCGGTAAGCCTTGCTGCGCTTGGTCATGCTCTGTCCTTACGAGTCGAAGTGGATCAGTTGTGGTACGGGTCAGCGCGTGGCCCTTCCACCTGCGGCGGAGTGCCGCGAGATCATTCGATGGTGATACCCATCGAACGGGCGGTACCGGCGATGATCTTGGCGGCCTGGTCCGGGTCGTTGGCGTTCAGATCGCTCTTCTTCGTTTCGGCGATCTCGCGGATCTGATCCCAGGTTACTTTGCCGATCTTGCTCTTGTGCGGCTCGCCGCTGCCCTTCTCCACGCCCGCGGCCTTCAGCAGCAACTTGGCCGCCGGTGGGGTCTTGAGCTTGAAGTCGAACGAGCGGTCCTCGAACACGGAGATCTCGACCGGCACGACGTTGCCACGCTGCGACTCCGTCGCCGCGTTGTACGCCTTGCAGAACTCCATGATGTTGACGCCGTGCTGACCCAACGCGGGGCCAACCGGCGGAGCCGGGTTCGCGGCACCCGCCTGGATCTGCAGCTTGATGATCGCTGCGAGCTTCTTCTTCTTGGGTGGCATTCTTCGTTCCTGTTCAGTGTCGCTCACCCTCGGGCTCCTGCCGTGCCCCGAGGTCCTTCCGGTCGGCTCAGCGACCGTCAGATCTTGGAGACCTGGCTGAACGACAACTCGACCGGCGTCTCCCGGCCGAAGATCGACACCAGGACCTTCAGCTTCTGCCCGTCCGCGTTGACCTCGCTGATCGTCGCGGGCAGCGTTGCGAACGGGCCGTCCATGACGGTGACCGATTCGCCGACCTCGAAGTCCACCTCGACGGGGCCGCCCGCGGCGGGCGCTTCGGCCGCGGCGGGTTCACCCTTGCCGGGCTTGGCGGGTGCGGCCTTCTCCACCTGCGGAGCGAGGAACTTCAGCACTTCCTCGATACTCAGCGGCGACGGGCGCGAGGTCGCACCGACGAAACCGGTGACTCCAGGGGTGTTGCGCACCGCGCTCCAGGAGGCGTCGTTGAGCTCCATCCGGACCAGGATGTAACCGGGCAGCACCTTACGCTGCACCAGCTTGCGCTGGCCGTTCTTGAACTCGGTGACCTCCTCGGTGGGCACCTCGATCTGGTAGATGTAGTCCTCGACGTCCAGCGTCTGCCTTCGGGTCTCGAGGTTGCTCTTGACCTTGTTCTCGTAGCCGGCGTAGGAGTGCACGACGTACCATTCGCCCGGCAATGACCGCAGCTCCGCACGGAGCTTGGCGACCGGGTCTTCCTCGATCTCCTCCGCCTGCTCCTCGGCGTCCGCGGTGTCGGCGGTGTCGGCCTCCGCGTCCTCGGCGGCGGGAGCCGGCGCCTCAGCGGGCTCGGTGTGTTCCGAGTCCGCTTCACCGGTGGCCGCGAGCACCTGCTCGTCGGAGAGGCCGGTCAGGTCCTGACCGGCTCCTGAGCCGTTCTCGGAGGTCACTTTCCGTCCTCTCAGTTGATCGCGTGTGGTGGTCGCGGACGTCGCGTTGACGCCGCCACCCGCGAGGAGTGCCGGCCACCTACTCGCCGAATACGAAGTCCATGCCCTTCAGGAACACGTAGTCGAGTCCAGCGACCAGAGCCACCATGAAGATCAGGAAAACCAGCACCA harbors:
- the rplK gene encoding 50S ribosomal protein L11, encoding MPPKKKKLAAIIKLQIQAGAANPAPPVGPALGQHGVNIMEFCKAYNAATESQRGNVVPVEISVFEDRSFDFKLKTPPAAKLLLKAAGVEKGSGEPHKSKIGKVTWDQIREIAETKKSDLNANDPDQAAKIIAGTARSMGITIE
- the nusG gene encoding transcription termination/antitermination protein NusG; protein product: MTSENGSGAGQDLTGLSDEQVLAATGEADSEHTEPAEAPAPAAEDAEADTADTADAEEQAEEIEEDPVAKLRAELRSLPGEWYVVHSYAGYENKVKSNLETRRQTLDVEDYIYQIEVPTEEVTEFKNGQRKLVQRKVLPGYILVRMELNDASWSAVRNTPGVTGFVGATSRPSPLSIEEVLKFLAPQVEKAAPAKPGKGEPAAAEAPAAGGPVEVDFEVGESVTVMDGPFATLPATISEVNADGQKLKVLVSIFGRETPVELSFSQVSKI